A single window of Magnetococcus marinus MC-1 DNA harbors:
- a CDS encoding Crp/Fnr family transcriptional regulator, which yields MPMDLALLQTHPPLALLPIPIQEQIVRQCQVITIPARTLVFDDGHACQALPFLLKGSIRVFKQGENGREISLYRVKPDELCIITLSCLMGGTPYPATGVTESEVEAVALPRALFLTLISREPSFRDMAFAHYSSRLAELMQLVEAVTFQKLDQRLAEWLVQQEGPILVSHQQMADELGSVREMISRLLKQFEANGWIVLGRKQVEIVNRSALLAYKTGTM from the coding sequence ATGCCCATGGATCTTGCGTTGCTGCAAACCCACCCTCCGCTGGCGTTGCTGCCCATACCCATCCAAGAGCAGATTGTACGACAGTGCCAAGTCATTACCATACCGGCGCGTACCTTAGTGTTTGATGATGGCCACGCCTGTCAGGCCTTACCCTTTTTATTAAAAGGTTCCATTCGGGTTTTTAAACAAGGGGAGAATGGTCGTGAGATCAGCCTCTATCGGGTCAAGCCCGATGAGTTATGCATTATCACCCTAAGCTGTTTAATGGGGGGCACCCCTTACCCAGCAACCGGTGTGACCGAGAGCGAAGTAGAAGCCGTTGCCCTACCCCGCGCCCTTTTTTTGACGCTTATTAGCCGTGAGCCAAGCTTTCGCGATATGGCTTTTGCCCACTATAGCAGCCGACTGGCGGAGTTGATGCAATTGGTCGAAGCTGTGACTTTTCAAAAGCTGGACCAACGCCTCGCGGAGTGGCTGGTCCAGCAGGAGGGGCCCATCCTGGTGTCGCACCAACAGATGGCCGATGAGTTGGGCAGTGTACGCGAGATGATTAGCCGTCTACTAAAACAGTTTGAGGCCAATGGTTGGATCGTATTGGGGCGAAAACAGGTGGAAATTGTAAACCGCTCGGCGCTGCTTGCCTACAAAACGGGAACTATGTGA
- a CDS encoding YgaP family membrane protein: MKANVGGIDRILRMVAGIALIAWAAVLGGPVWAWVGVVPLLTGLFKFCPFYPILGISSCSKCE; the protein is encoded by the coding sequence ATGAAAGCGAACGTTGGCGGTATTGACCGCATTTTACGTATGGTTGCCGGTATTGCCCTCATTGCTTGGGCCGCTGTTTTGGGTGGTCCTGTGTGGGCTTGGGTTGGGGTAGTACCCTTGCTGACTGGCTTGTTTAAATTTTGTCCGTTCTACCCCATTCTGGGCATCAGTAGCTGTAGCAAGTGTGAGTAG
- a CDS encoding chemotaxis protein CheW translates to MVLCSFTVGDLLLGIDIMLVREIRRATPCTQVPGAPDFYMGLVNIRGQVATIADLRTRLGWEQGGVGQDNTGYFIIMKTKPEVKEWYHDKVDKHCPWEDRFGLRVDKLGVVQDFGNEGFQPRPANLEGISARFAKGVIELDRKLLVVLNLPALMGFGDPEKMDD, encoded by the coding sequence ATGGTTCTTTGTAGCTTTACCGTAGGCGACCTTCTATTGGGCATCGACATTATGTTGGTGCGGGAAATTCGCCGAGCGACCCCTTGTACCCAAGTGCCTGGGGCACCAGACTTTTACATGGGCCTGGTCAATATTCGTGGTCAAGTTGCCACCATCGCCGATTTGCGCACCCGCTTAGGCTGGGAACAAGGTGGTGTGGGCCAAGACAACACCGGCTACTTTATCATCATGAAAACCAAGCCTGAAGTTAAGGAGTGGTACCATGATAAGGTAGACAAGCATTGTCCCTGGGAAGATCGGTTTGGTCTGCGGGTCGATAAGCTTGGCGTGGTGCAGGATTTTGGCAACGAGGGTTTCCAACCGCGTCCAGCCAACTTAGAGGGCATCTCTGCGCGTTTTGCCAAAGGGGTGATCGAACTGGACCGCAAGCTGCTGGTGGTGCTCAACCTACCCGCCTTGATGGGCTTTGGTGACCCAGAGAAGATGGACGACTAA
- a CDS encoding transporter substrate-binding domain-containing protein: protein MGLRIYSFLWAMLFLATFGLVTPALARPLDEIMRSGELRLCISGDHLALTNATARTFARYLGVTPHIIHLNSWDQQFHDRDRVTHKFRAYIPALLADGRCDIYPNDIELFAWRMNMLTITPLFATRMTVVVPQSVLQPIRSLQDLGGKRTLVAPTSSAHDWLKQQNQFVFKEHPLIIAFDSTDHSVESLSREEIDFSILSAQEVFRQTQIRLLAIKVAFPVGNIQQVGWGTHPEHHQLRNKLVEFFTLQRVPGSLFDYLWEQHVGIALSAFNLFITSTPGGGEH, encoded by the coding sequence ATGGGTTTGAGAATCTACAGCTTTTTATGGGCAATGCTGTTTTTAGCAACCTTTGGCCTGGTCACCCCAGCCTTGGCCAGACCCCTTGATGAAATTATGCGCAGCGGAGAACTGCGGCTCTGTATTAGCGGCGACCATCTTGCCCTGACCAACGCCACCGCCCGGACTTTTGCGCGTTACCTTGGCGTCACCCCCCATATCATCCATTTAAACAGTTGGGATCAACAGTTCCATGACCGCGACCGCGTGACCCACAAGTTTCGCGCTTACATCCCTGCGTTGTTGGCTGATGGTCGCTGTGACATCTACCCCAATGATATCGAGTTGTTTGCATGGCGCATGAACATGCTTACGATTACCCCGCTCTTCGCCACTCGCATGACCGTTGTTGTGCCCCAATCGGTGCTACAACCCATCCGCTCCCTACAAGATCTAGGAGGCAAGCGCACCCTTGTTGCACCGACCTCCAGCGCCCATGATTGGCTTAAACAGCAAAATCAATTTGTATTTAAAGAGCATCCGCTTATCATTGCATTCGACTCAACGGATCATTCGGTTGAATCCCTCAGCCGGGAAGAGATCGACTTTTCCATACTGAGCGCTCAAGAGGTTTTTCGTCAAACCCAAATCCGCTTGCTTGCCATTAAAGTGGCTTTCCCGGTGGGAAACATTCAACAGGTAGGCTGGGGCACCCACCCGGAACATCATCAACTGCGCAACAAGCTCGTCGAGTTTTTTACCCTGCAACGCGTACCGGGCTCACTCTTTGACTATCTTTGGGAACAACATGTGGGCATTGCCCTATCGGCGTTTAATCTTTTTATCACCTCCACCCCAGGTGGAGGTGAGCATTGA
- a CDS encoding hybrid sensor histidine kinase/response regulator yields MNLLTRLRLSPIRLKLFFVASLLMALVVGLFTTFSALLTGEAIRIHMDQALQQRTLLALQSTTRFLESQRLNLALLGSTPAVRVYLQNPAMISISQPGLDTLFQQELDNKPWFSSIMLMHGDLVVYRHRHPTLIPHQGIELFGLAEQPITTLENDPYRGEILLRVPLIIPHREDEPYAIAARINPSQLQLQLFQTGGEDHVGSILFAPLDHNNHPMFKDVDQIDPHWQQLLEQGIPQWAWHHQRPLQTKSFYLHGRRHAIYPFAVFGHEPVSIKRTIITQQIFILVAVGAALLAVGLVGISRMSGQITAPITQLANEAYQRVHQALPNLDIDHQRLNDRRDRQNEVVTLGTLLDLLLDELLRHTQDLTSRVQAQTQDLTQANARLLEEIEQRRTAEEELREHQELLHDILETSVDGFLVVDRKGNVTHSNQRFAQMWQIPESIIMQQDESLLLQHVLPQLSHPHSFMAKVNGLYEDDQFSLDELMFRDGRVFERHSRPLYHNGDMVGRLWQFRDITREREQQRQLQTAKDRAESANAAKSAFLATMSHEIRTPLNGIIGMLEHLRQEPLEAALKERFDLICRSSEVLLDLLNNILDFSKIEADQLRFESIPYRPKQLIQDGIELHKLLAHEKGIDLSCHCHPNLPSSSMGDPTRIRQILINLVSNAIKFTETGYVQIEAYLEEGAPAQLHINVSDSGSGIPEAQLAQLFTPFTQADGSISRRHGGTGLGLAISKRLVEAMYGQISVTSQVGEGSSFLMTIPHQPPSQALLLEQGMDDLLAVVSSLEILLVEDDPINQVVARGLLQREGHRVTLAKDGLEALDLFQLDRFDLILMDIRMPRLNGLDTTRRIRARERGHGVTSPIPVIGLTADVLKETLIEGDEVGMQEIITKPVRLETLKRAIARAMHHKT; encoded by the coding sequence TTGAATCTGCTAACACGTTTGCGTCTTAGCCCGATCCGCCTGAAACTGTTTTTTGTAGCCTCCTTACTCATGGCCTTGGTGGTGGGGTTGTTTACTACCTTCTCGGCCCTGCTTACCGGAGAGGCCATCCGCATTCACATGGATCAAGCCTTGCAGCAGCGTACGCTACTGGCCCTACAATCCACCACCCGGTTTTTAGAGAGCCAACGGCTTAACCTAGCCCTCTTGGGTAGCACACCAGCGGTACGGGTCTATCTCCAAAATCCGGCCATGATTTCCATATCCCAACCAGGACTAGACACCCTTTTCCAGCAGGAGTTGGATAATAAACCCTGGTTTTCATCCATCATGCTTATGCACGGTGATTTGGTGGTCTATCGTCACCGTCATCCTACCCTCATACCCCATCAAGGGATCGAGCTGTTTGGCCTTGCAGAGCAGCCTATTACCACCCTAGAAAATGATCCTTACCGGGGCGAAATTTTGTTACGGGTGCCGCTGATTATACCCCATCGAGAAGACGAACCTTATGCCATCGCCGCCCGCATTAACCCAAGCCAGCTTCAATTGCAGCTTTTTCAAACCGGTGGCGAAGACCATGTGGGTTCTATCCTGTTTGCCCCTTTAGACCATAACAATCATCCTATGTTTAAAGATGTTGACCAGATTGATCCCCACTGGCAACAGCTGCTTGAGCAAGGCATTCCCCAGTGGGCTTGGCATCACCAACGGCCTCTTCAGACAAAATCCTTTTATCTGCATGGGCGGCGTCATGCCATCTACCCTTTTGCTGTTTTTGGTCATGAGCCGGTTAGTATAAAACGCACCATTATTACCCAACAGATTTTTATCCTTGTTGCGGTGGGGGCTGCCTTGCTGGCAGTAGGTTTGGTGGGCATATCCCGCATGTCCGGACAGATTACCGCCCCCATCACCCAATTAGCCAATGAAGCCTACCAGCGTGTGCACCAAGCGCTCCCTAACTTAGATATTGATCATCAACGGCTCAATGACCGCCGTGATCGCCAAAATGAGGTGGTTACACTGGGAACGCTGCTGGATCTGTTGCTGGATGAGCTCTTGCGTCACACCCAAGATTTGACCAGTCGTGTGCAGGCTCAAACCCAGGATTTAACCCAAGCAAACGCCCGCCTGTTGGAAGAGATTGAGCAGCGCCGCACCGCCGAAGAGGAGCTACGTGAACACCAAGAGTTGCTGCATGATATTTTAGAAACCAGCGTAGATGGCTTTTTGGTGGTGGATCGTAAGGGTAATGTCACCCACAGCAATCAGCGCTTTGCACAGATGTGGCAGATTCCTGAATCCATCATCATGCAGCAAGATGAGTCACTCCTGCTGCAACATGTACTGCCCCAACTGAGCCACCCCCACAGTTTTATGGCGAAGGTCAATGGCCTTTACGAAGACGATCAGTTTAGCTTGGATGAGCTCATGTTCCGAGATGGCCGGGTCTTTGAGCGCCATAGCCGCCCCCTCTACCACAATGGTGACATGGTTGGACGTCTCTGGCAGTTTCGTGATATTACCCGTGAGCGGGAACAGCAACGCCAACTGCAAACAGCCAAAGATCGCGCTGAAAGTGCCAATGCCGCCAAGAGCGCCTTTTTAGCCACCATGAGCCATGAGATCCGTACCCCACTCAATGGCATTATTGGCATGCTCGAACACCTGCGCCAAGAACCCCTAGAAGCCGCTCTCAAAGAGCGCTTTGATCTGATTTGCCGCTCCTCCGAGGTGCTGCTGGACCTGCTTAACAACATTCTGGATTTTTCAAAAATTGAAGCAGACCAACTCCGCTTTGAGTCTATTCCCTATCGACCTAAACAACTTATCCAAGATGGCATCGAGCTGCACAAACTACTGGCCCATGAAAAGGGGATTGATCTAAGCTGCCACTGTCACCCGAATTTGCCCAGCTCAAGCATGGGTGACCCAACCCGCATTCGGCAAATATTGATCAACCTTGTCAGCAACGCCATCAAATTTACCGAGACCGGTTATGTGCAGATCGAAGCCTATCTGGAAGAGGGAGCACCTGCACAGCTACACATTAATGTTTCAGACAGTGGCAGCGGCATCCCCGAGGCTCAGTTGGCGCAACTCTTTACCCCTTTTACCCAAGCCGATGGCAGCATAAGCCGTCGTCATGGGGGCACCGGATTGGGGTTAGCCATCTCCAAACGCTTGGTAGAAGCCATGTACGGCCAAATCTCCGTCACCAGCCAAGTTGGGGAGGGCTCATCATTTCTAATGACCATCCCCCATCAACCGCCCAGTCAAGCGTTGCTGTTAGAACAGGGGATGGACGATTTATTGGCCGTGGTGTCTTCCCTGGAGATTTTATTGGTGGAGGACGATCCCATTAACCAGGTGGTTGCACGCGGCTTGTTGCAGCGTGAGGGGCATCGCGTTACGTTAGCTAAGGATGGCTTAGAGGCTCTGGATCTCTTTCAACTGGACCGCTTTGACCTGATTCTGATGGATATACGCATGCCTCGCTTAAATGGGTTAGACACCACCCGGCGTATCCGTGCCCGTGAGCGTGGCCATGGGGTTACTTCGCCAATTCCGGTCATTGGCTTAACCGCAGATGTACTTAAAGAGACCCTGATCGAGGGGGATGAGGTCGGTATGCAAGAAATTATCACCAAACCCGTCCGCTTAGAGACGCTAAAACGGGCCATCGCCCGAGCTATGCACCATAAAACCTAA
- a CDS encoding rhodanese-like domain-containing protein — translation MLPASPHSPSNPDLHHLTAVEAYAVVQDEQVMFIDIRTEMEHYYVGHPIGVYNVPWQDYPDFAINPDFLSEVEELAQRNQHIVLICRSGHRSIDAGNFLIQHGFQRVSHVTEGFEGDKNEKHQRGLINGWRQRGLPWMQC, via the coding sequence ATGTTGCCTGCATCGCCCCACTCTCCGTCCAATCCTGATCTGCACCATCTGACCGCTGTGGAAGCCTATGCCGTGGTGCAGGATGAGCAGGTCATGTTTATCGACATACGTACCGAGATGGAGCACTACTATGTGGGCCATCCCATTGGGGTCTATAATGTGCCGTGGCAAGATTACCCTGACTTTGCCATTAACCCTGATTTTCTATCGGAGGTGGAGGAGTTGGCTCAGCGGAATCAGCACATTGTGCTGATCTGCCGCAGTGGGCACCGCTCCATTGACGCGGGTAATTTTTTAATTCAACACGGTTTTCAGCGGGTATCCCATGTGACCGAGGGTTTTGAGGGGGATAAAAATGAGAAGCACCAACGGGGCTTAATCAATGGCTGGCGTCAGCGAGGTTTGCCTTGGATGCAGTGTTAA
- a CDS encoding response regulator, with the protein MATVLIIDDDMAVRELLRQILEDDGHDVTEASDGLEGVRSYQERQTDIIITDMLMPEKDGVEVIMELREFAPTARIIAISGGGRGLDAHFNLRVAEDFGAITTLAKPFTRNEVLAAVQSLLEIV; encoded by the coding sequence ATGGCGACGGTATTAATCATTGACGACGATATGGCCGTGCGGGAGTTGCTACGTCAAATTTTGGAAGATGATGGGCACGATGTCACCGAAGCCAGCGATGGGTTGGAGGGGGTGCGTAGCTACCAAGAGCGCCAGACCGATATCATCATTACCGACATGTTGATGCCAGAGAAGGATGGGGTAGAAGTGATTATGGAGCTGCGTGAATTTGCCCCTACCGCGCGTATTATTGCGATTTCTGGAGGGGGGCGAGGTTTGGATGCCCACTTTAACCTGCGTGTCGCTGAGGATTTTGGGGCCATAACCACCTTGGCTAAGCCGTTTACCCGCAACGAAGTACTTGCAGCGGTGCAGAGCCTGTTGGAGATCGTCTAA